The following coding sequences lie in one Sporocytophaga myxococcoides DSM 11118 genomic window:
- a CDS encoding efflux RND transporter periplasmic adaptor subunit, translating into MINYISILFIVMILFSCESKTKQADHSDNDSLYYTCSMDPQVLEKKPGKCPICKMELTPIKISNSKGIKLSEQQERLANIKTLRVGYDYIDSKVYANGVVKENENNTIFINARMDGRIDQLNFKTNGAYIKKGDIVYKIYSEMLASTQSELINANKKFQDNPNDLAMQAIMEAAIKKLELWGISKAQIEKVKKQTKPSIPFPIESPSSGYINKINITEGAIVMEGSPLIELTTYKTLWVDAEFYSTETAKIRKGSLVDVTIEGTHDHRIEGKVIEVLPQVSSNSSITIVRILIVPDFPNVQPGMQANIYWHQANEKVLMVPSNAVLRDSKGSMVWVKKGGVYESKMVHLGEISGDRASILHGLNEGDTIVISGSYLLQSEHILKKGGGNMDGHNMSAM; encoded by the coding sequence ATGATAAACTATATTTCAATATTATTCATAGTAATGATTTTATTTTCCTGTGAAAGTAAAACAAAACAAGCAGATCATTCGGATAATGATTCTCTATATTATACTTGTTCAATGGATCCACAAGTGTTGGAGAAGAAGCCAGGTAAGTGTCCCATATGTAAGATGGAACTAACTCCTATTAAAATAAGCAATTCTAAAGGTATAAAACTAAGTGAGCAACAGGAGAGGTTGGCAAACATCAAGACTTTGCGCGTTGGATATGATTATATTGACAGTAAAGTTTATGCCAATGGAGTTGTTAAAGAAAACGAAAACAATACTATTTTCATCAATGCCAGAATGGATGGAAGAATTGATCAACTGAACTTCAAGACAAATGGTGCATATATTAAAAAAGGAGACATAGTTTATAAAATTTATTCTGAAATGCTGGCTTCTACTCAAAGTGAGTTAATAAATGCTAACAAAAAGTTTCAGGATAATCCTAATGATTTAGCCATGCAAGCTATTATGGAAGCAGCTATTAAGAAGCTGGAATTATGGGGGATTTCTAAAGCACAAATTGAGAAGGTAAAAAAACAAACTAAACCTTCTATACCATTTCCGATTGAAAGTCCATCTTCTGGATATATAAATAAAATTAATATTACAGAAGGCGCTATTGTAATGGAAGGAAGTCCCTTGATTGAACTTACTACTTATAAAACCCTTTGGGTTGATGCGGAATTTTATTCTACTGAAACTGCAAAGATAAGAAAAGGAAGTTTAGTTGATGTAACTATAGAGGGTACACATGATCATAGGATAGAAGGAAAAGTTATTGAAGTGTTGCCTCAGGTTTCTTCTAATTCTTCAATAACTATTGTAAGAATTCTTATAGTACCAGATTTCCCAAATGTACAGCCAGGAATGCAAGCCAATATTTATTGGCATCAAGCAAATGAAAAAGTACTTATGGTTCCGTCTAACGCTGTTTTGAGGGATAGTAAAGGCTCAATGGTATGGGTTAAAAAAGGTGGAGTTTATGAATCAAAAATGGTACATCTGGGAGAGATATCAGGAGATAGAGCTTCTATACTTCATGGATTAAATGAAGGGGACACCATTGTAATCTCCGGATCTTATCTTTTACAAAGTGAACATATCCTGAAAAAGGGTGGAGGAAATATGGATGGGCATAATATGTCAGCTATGTAA
- a CDS encoding PIG-L family deacetylase gives MMNQKPGIFFLFLSFLVYSFSSIAQPNEKYNAAEIQQAIKKLNVLGSVLYIAAHPDDENTRLITYFTKDKLYNTGYLSLTRGDGGQNLIGSELNEQLGVIRTQELQEARRIDGGKQFFSRAKDFGFSKNPDETFMIWDREKVFADMVWVIRKFRPDVLITRFNTEPGKTHGHHTASAILASEAFEAAGDPTKFPEQLKYVQVWQPKRLLWNTNWWFYGSEKDFKTEGLLKIDVGTFNPALGQSYTEIAAASRSMHKSQGFGTSGTRGTSIEYLQHTKGPKPNADIFEDIDVSWNRIEGGAKIGELLNKIYSGFNTTNPSASVGPLLEVRTLIKALPDSYWKEIKLQEIEDVIKTSLGLWTEVIASDYSAVPGQEIKTNVEIVNRSSIPVEIKKISFSINKDSSFTTSLKDNIPLTFSTQVKIPSNSPYSQPYWLVQRGSKGMFEVNDQQLIGKPENDPAIETTFDFVINGQSIRYTTPVVYKKADPAKGEQYRPLEIIPPLFVNLSERLLVFGDNSPKELEVRLKSGIDNISGKLMIEIPKSWKAEPSIQDFSIKGKGNEDGYKFKVFPSADAMTGILKVFAISGKDTLQNGNINIKYDHIKPQLLLPESNAKIVKLDLKTLGKNIGYLPGAGDDIPASLSQIGYKVTVLKEDAITPALLSSFDAVVIGIRAYNTREKLRYINPLLLNYVKNGGTLVVQYNTMPSRFGDGKMVTDSIGPYPFKLSNDRVTMEDAPVKFLVPEHPVLNTPNKITDKDFENWVQERGLYFPNEWSKEYQALLSCHDIGETPKDGGLLYAKYGKGTYIYTSYSWFRQLPAGVPGAYRIFVNLLSSGNEGKKKKNGK, from the coding sequence ATGATGAATCAGAAACCTGGCATTTTCTTTTTATTTTTATCATTCTTAGTTTACTCATTTTCAAGCATTGCCCAACCCAATGAAAAGTACAATGCTGCCGAGATACAACAAGCCATTAAGAAGCTGAATGTATTGGGAAGTGTGTTATATATTGCCGCACACCCGGATGATGAGAATACAAGGCTTATTACTTACTTTACTAAAGACAAGTTATATAATACCGGGTACCTTTCCCTTACCCGTGGTGATGGAGGTCAGAACCTTATAGGCTCTGAGTTGAATGAACAGCTGGGCGTGATAAGAACTCAGGAGCTTCAGGAAGCAAGAAGAATAGACGGAGGAAAGCAGTTTTTCTCAAGAGCCAAAGATTTTGGTTTCTCCAAAAACCCTGATGAAACCTTTATGATCTGGGATAGAGAAAAAGTCTTTGCTGATATGGTATGGGTAATCAGAAAATTCAGACCGGATGTATTGATAACCCGCTTCAATACCGAGCCGGGGAAAACTCATGGACACCATACAGCCTCTGCGATCCTTGCCTCTGAAGCATTTGAAGCTGCAGGTGATCCTACTAAATTTCCTGAACAGTTGAAGTATGTTCAGGTATGGCAACCTAAGCGTTTATTATGGAATACCAACTGGTGGTTTTATGGAAGTGAAAAAGACTTTAAGACAGAAGGACTTCTTAAAATAGATGTAGGCACTTTTAATCCTGCATTAGGACAGTCATATACAGAAATAGCAGCTGCCAGCAGAAGCATGCATAAAAGTCAGGGCTTTGGAACCAGTGGCACCAGAGGGACTTCTATAGAATATCTTCAACATACAAAAGGACCGAAACCAAATGCTGATATATTTGAAGATATCGATGTTTCTTGGAATAGAATTGAGGGCGGTGCAAAGATTGGGGAATTACTTAATAAGATCTATTCTGGGTTTAACACCACTAACCCTTCAGCCTCAGTAGGTCCCTTACTTGAAGTCAGAACACTTATCAAAGCTCTGCCAGACAGCTATTGGAAAGAAATAAAACTTCAGGAAATAGAAGATGTTATCAAAACCTCTCTTGGACTGTGGACTGAAGTAATCGCTTCTGATTACAGCGCTGTTCCAGGACAAGAAATAAAAACGAATGTTGAAATAGTGAATCGTTCTTCTATTCCTGTCGAAATAAAAAAGATTTCTTTTTCGATCAATAAAGACAGTAGCTTTACAACTTCATTAAAAGATAATATTCCTTTAACATTTTCCACACAGGTAAAAATCCCTTCAAATAGTCCTTACTCACAGCCCTACTGGCTGGTACAGAGAGGAAGTAAAGGAATGTTTGAGGTAAACGATCAGCAGCTGATTGGCAAGCCTGAAAACGATCCTGCTATAGAGACTACATTCGACTTTGTGATAAATGGACAAAGTATTCGTTATACAACACCTGTAGTATATAAAAAAGCGGATCCGGCCAAGGGCGAGCAATACAGACCACTGGAAATAATTCCACCTTTGTTTGTAAACCTCTCAGAGCGACTGCTGGTCTTCGGAGATAATAGTCCGAAAGAACTGGAGGTAAGGTTAAAGTCCGGGATTGATAATATCTCAGGAAAATTAATGATTGAAATACCTAAGAGCTGGAAAGCAGAACCTTCCATACAAGACTTTTCTATTAAAGGTAAAGGAAATGAGGATGGGTATAAGTTTAAAGTATTTCCTTCTGCAGATGCTATGACGGGAATATTAAAAGTGTTTGCAATTTCAGGAAAAGATACCCTTCAGAATGGTAATATTAACATCAAATACGACCATATCAAACCACAATTGCTGTTACCAGAATCCAATGCAAAGATTGTGAAGCTTGACTTAAAAACTCTAGGAAAAAATATTGGCTATTTGCCAGGTGCCGGTGATGACATTCCAGCATCATTAAGTCAAATTGGATACAAAGTCACTGTTCTCAAAGAAGATGCTATCACCCCGGCTCTCCTTTCTTCTTTTGATGCAGTGGTAATAGGTATCAGAGCCTACAATACAAGAGAAAAGTTAAGATACATCAATCCGTTGTTGTTGAACTATGTAAAGAACGGAGGAACTCTTGTGGTGCAATACAATACAATGCCATCGAGATTCGGAGATGGGAAAATGGTAACTGATTCTATAGGGCCATATCCTTTTAAACTGTCTAATGACAGGGTTACTATGGAAGATGCACCTGTTAAGTTCTTAGTACCTGAACATCCCGTTTTAAACACACCTAATAAGATCACAGATAAAGATTTTGAAAACTGGGTACAGGAAAGAGGGCTATATTTCCCTAATGAATGGAGTAAAGAGTATCAGGCCCTCCTATCTTGCCATGACATTGGTGAAACACCCAAAGACGGAGGACTTCTCTATGCCAAATACGGCAAAGGAACCTATATTTACACCAGTTATTCATGGTTCAGACAGCTTCCTGCGGGAGTTCCGGGAGCATACAGAATATTTGTTAATTTATTGTCTTCTGGCAACGAAGGAAAAAAGAAAAAAAATGGCAAATGA
- a CDS encoding HYC_CC_PP family protein → MCNNIRGKKLIFVQMKRIATIFILMLYMVFSTGLSVYTHYCAGKLASISFFTPKNKGCGQCSIKVAKECCKDNQFNFSLDDSQIHSKSNFVFPDYSNFIAILPSYISAVQPLFSFENSSSVRFCSYKNGPPKTPIYIQIRSLII, encoded by the coding sequence ATGTGTAATAACATCAGAGGAAAAAAACTCATATTTGTACAAATGAAAAGAATTGCCACCATATTTATTTTAATGTTGTACATGGTCTTTAGTACAGGACTTTCAGTGTATACTCATTATTGTGCTGGCAAATTAGCTTCGATTTCATTTTTTACACCCAAGAACAAAGGTTGTGGTCAGTGTAGTATTAAAGTAGCAAAAGAATGTTGCAAGGATAATCAATTCAACTTTTCATTGGATGACTCACAAATACATAGCAAAAGCAATTTTGTCTTTCCTGATTATTCCAATTTCATTGCTATATTACCTTCATACATTAGTGCAGTACAGCCTCTATTTTCATTTGAAAATTCAAGTTCTGTAAGGTTTTGCTCTTATAAAAATGGGCCACCTAAGACGCCTATATACATACAGATACGCTCCCTTATAATTTAA
- a CDS encoding efflux RND transporter permease subunit, with protein MVERIIEISLKNRWTVLFIAAGLFAWGIYSIQKNPIDAIPDLSENQVIVFTEWMGRSPQVIEDQVTYPLVSNLQGIPKVKNIRGSSMFGMSFVYVIFEDNTDIYWARTRVLERLNYAQKLLPNDVSPSLGPDGTGVGHIFWYHLDAPNMDLGEQRALQDWYIKFALQNVQGVAEVASFGGFQKQYQIVIDPHKLTYYNLQLMDVLKTVKANNNDVGGRKFEMTDMSYIIRGLGYIKNIKEIENMPVSMRNSIPVRIKDIGSVQMGGDLRLGIFDMDGTGEVVGGIVVMRYGENADQVIKDVKAKIKEVEKGLPAGVKFKVSYDRSTLIEEAIDSVRGTLYEEMITVSIIVILFLFNWRSALIIIIQLPISVAVGFILLETFGISSNIMSLTGIALAIGVVVDDGIVMVENAYRHISVEHEKRV; from the coding sequence ATGGTAGAAAGAATAATAGAAATATCGCTTAAAAACAGATGGACTGTTCTATTCATTGCAGCCGGGCTATTTGCATGGGGAATATACTCTATACAAAAGAACCCGATTGATGCTATCCCGGATTTGTCCGAGAATCAGGTGATAGTTTTTACAGAGTGGATGGGACGTAGCCCACAGGTGATCGAAGATCAAGTGACTTATCCACTTGTTTCTAATCTGCAGGGAATTCCTAAAGTAAAAAATATTCGGGGTTCTTCTATGTTTGGGATGAGTTTCGTGTATGTGATATTCGAAGATAATACAGATATATACTGGGCAAGGACTAGAGTACTGGAGCGTCTGAACTACGCACAGAAGCTATTACCCAATGACGTATCGCCTTCTTTAGGTCCTGATGGAACAGGAGTGGGACACATTTTCTGGTATCATCTGGATGCTCCGAATATGGATTTAGGAGAGCAGAGAGCCTTGCAGGATTGGTATATAAAGTTTGCCTTACAAAATGTACAGGGTGTCGCAGAGGTCGCCTCATTCGGAGGATTTCAAAAACAATATCAGATCGTGATTGATCCTCATAAACTTACTTATTATAACCTTCAACTGATGGATGTGCTAAAAACTGTAAAAGCCAATAATAATGATGTCGGGGGGCGAAAATTCGAAATGACCGATATGTCCTACATTATAAGAGGTTTGGGGTATATTAAGAACATAAAGGAGATAGAAAACATGCCTGTCAGTATGAGAAATTCAATACCTGTTAGAATTAAAGATATAGGAAGTGTACAAATGGGTGGAGATCTTCGACTTGGCATATTTGATATGGATGGAACCGGAGAAGTTGTCGGTGGAATTGTAGTGATGAGATACGGTGAAAATGCAGATCAGGTAATTAAAGATGTAAAGGCAAAAATAAAGGAAGTTGAAAAAGGATTGCCTGCAGGTGTGAAGTTTAAGGTATCATATGATAGAAGTACACTTATAGAAGAAGCAATTGATTCTGTAAGAGGAACGCTTTATGAAGAAATGATTACAGTATCTATCATCGTAATTTTGTTCTTGTTCAATTGGAGAAGTGCATTAATCATTATTATACAATTACCAATATCTGTAGCTGTAGGATTTATTCTGCTAGAAACATTTGGCATATCATCCAACATTATGTCTTTAACTGGTATTGCATTGGCAATAGGTGTAGTGGTGGATGATGGAATTGTTATGGTTGAAAATGCATACAGACATATTTCTGTTGAACATGAAAAAAGAGTCTAA
- a CDS encoding HlyD family efflux transporter periplasmic adaptor subunit has protein sequence MLSVLLIASCKSKSDKHIDHETKYDTIHSDHKYYCPMHPEVVSDKPGTCPKCGMDLELMTEAVDSLSYLTEPTNQIVISSLIPVAPSFNKGKSHIKAQGYLTYNPNKTKSISARVSGRIEKLYVKFNFERISKGQQLMDIYSPELQIAQDEYLLVYKSSSDAEQSTINALYQKLINLGMTESSIKKIERSGKVNATVPIYSPYEGHIHFLALASEIASHGLEWPSESGSSAMDNSLKEAELLLKKGNYIKKGDLLFTIANEKDIWAMFKIYPNDITLIQKGEKVEVNINNKIYEGKIDFIEKSFDGSNDFYSVRVYLNCTNSNNLTIGTLIEGNITVKSDQAQKLWIPNLSVIHLGKSRSAVFVKQEVGYIAKEVLTGITMNEWTEVLSGISENDSIAPVASYFIDSEAFIKVKQ, from the coding sequence ATGTTATCGGTTTTACTTATTGCTTCATGCAAATCAAAATCTGATAAACATATAGACCATGAAACAAAATATGATACAATACATTCTGACCATAAGTATTATTGTCCTATGCATCCTGAAGTTGTATCGGATAAACCAGGTACTTGCCCTAAATGTGGAATGGACCTCGAACTTATGACTGAGGCAGTAGATTCTTTAAGTTATCTTACCGAACCTACGAATCAAATTGTTATTTCTTCTCTTATACCTGTTGCTCCATCATTCAATAAAGGAAAGAGTCATATTAAAGCTCAGGGTTATTTGACATATAATCCGAATAAGACCAAAAGCATTTCAGCTCGTGTTTCCGGAAGAATAGAAAAGCTCTATGTAAAGTTTAATTTTGAAAGGATTAGTAAAGGACAACAGCTTATGGATATTTATAGTCCTGAGTTACAAATTGCGCAAGATGAGTATTTGCTTGTTTATAAATCATCGTCAGATGCTGAACAGAGTACTATTAACGCTTTATATCAAAAGCTCATTAATCTAGGGATGACAGAGTCTTCTATTAAGAAAATTGAAAGGAGTGGAAAAGTAAATGCTACTGTTCCGATATATTCTCCTTACGAAGGACATATACACTTTTTAGCTCTGGCAAGTGAGATTGCCAGTCATGGATTGGAATGGCCGTCTGAATCAGGTTCAAGCGCTATGGATAATAGTCTTAAGGAAGCGGAGCTTTTATTAAAGAAAGGTAATTATATTAAAAAAGGTGATTTGCTCTTTACTATTGCCAATGAAAAAGATATATGGGCGATGTTTAAAATTTACCCTAATGACATAACTCTTATCCAAAAAGGAGAGAAAGTAGAGGTGAATATAAATAACAAGATCTATGAAGGTAAAATTGATTTTATAGAAAAGTCATTTGATGGAAGTAATGATTTTTACTCAGTAAGAGTATACCTAAATTGCACCAATAGTAATAACCTAACTATAGGTACGCTTATTGAAGGAAATATCACTGTTAAAAGTGATCAAGCTCAAAAGCTTTGGATTCCTAATTTATCTGTTATACATCTAGGTAAGTCTCGATCGGCTGTATTTGTAAAACAAGAAGTTGGATATATTGCAAAAGAAGTTCTTACTGGAATTACAATGAATGAATGGACTGAAGTACTTTCAGGAATATCAGAAAATGATAGTATTGCACCTGTGGCATCTTATTTTATAGATAGTGAGGCATTTATAAAAGTTAAACAATAA
- a CDS encoding efflux RND transporter permease subunit: MEIISASSKQVGPGVFFSTIVVITSFLPVFLLTGMEGKLFHPLAWTKTFILLVDAFLAITLTPVLISFFLKGRLKPESQNPITHTLEKIYTPILTCCLHWRKTTIAINIILLISGGIMLSRLGSEFMPPLDEGSLLFMPVTLPDVSNSEAKRILQIQDKLIKTVPEVTHVLGKAGRASTATDNSPISMIETIILLKPKYEWRQGITKTDILNELNAKLQIPGITNGWTQPIINRINMLSTGIRTDVGIKVYGQNIDSIYTLSNKIKESLKDVDGVKDLYVEPIVGGRYIDIEVNKEAIGRYGLTTDDVNMVVESALGGMNLTNTFEGRQRFSVNARVAQAYRESLEDIKRLPVQTMQFGTILLSDVANIRISEGPPMINSENAMLRGTVLFNVRERDLGSTVQETQEKLNTMIAQMPQGYFIEWSGQWENQIHANRTLKLIMPIVIFIIFMVLYYTYKSAKEAMATMITVPFALVGGVFMVYFYGINLSVAVAVGFIALFGMAIETAMLMVIYLNEAMQHLVEEKGNSRGLIKNEDLREYVIRGAAKRLRPKLMTVSVSLFGLVPILWATGVGSDVMLPITVPLIGGTISSVIYVLLVTPIVFEMMKEHELNKNGKIELLDVKE, translated from the coding sequence ATGGAAATCATCAGTGCTTCATCAAAGCAAGTTGGACCTGGGGTATTCTTTTCTACCATTGTGGTGATCACTTCCTTTCTACCTGTTTTTCTTCTCACAGGGATGGAAGGTAAACTATTTCATCCATTGGCATGGACAAAGACATTTATTCTTTTGGTAGATGCATTTCTTGCCATAACTTTAACACCAGTGCTTATATCCTTTTTTCTCAAAGGTCGATTAAAGCCCGAAAGTCAGAATCCGATTACACATACACTTGAAAAAATATATACACCGATTTTAACATGTTGTTTGCATTGGAGGAAAACGACTATTGCCATTAATATAATCTTATTGATTTCAGGTGGAATCATGCTTTCACGCTTAGGCTCAGAGTTCATGCCACCTTTAGATGAGGGATCCTTATTATTTATGCCGGTAACCTTACCGGATGTATCTAATTCAGAAGCAAAGCGAATATTGCAGATTCAGGATAAATTAATTAAAACAGTTCCGGAAGTAACGCACGTGCTGGGAAAGGCTGGCAGAGCTTCTACTGCCACTGATAATTCTCCAATAAGCATGATTGAAACTATCATTCTTCTAAAACCAAAATATGAGTGGAGACAGGGAATTACGAAGACTGATATTCTTAATGAATTAAATGCAAAATTACAGATTCCTGGTATTACTAATGGTTGGACGCAGCCTATTATTAACAGGATCAATATGTTGTCTACTGGCATCAGAACTGACGTTGGTATTAAAGTCTATGGACAAAATATTGATTCTATCTATACTTTATCAAATAAGATAAAGGAATCATTAAAGGATGTGGATGGGGTAAAGGATCTGTATGTAGAGCCAATTGTTGGAGGAAGATATATTGATATAGAGGTAAATAAAGAAGCAATCGGAAGGTATGGACTTACCACGGATGATGTAAATATGGTGGTAGAAAGCGCATTGGGAGGAATGAACCTTACTAATACATTTGAAGGCAGACAAAGATTTTCAGTCAACGCCAGAGTAGCGCAGGCATATCGTGAAAGTCTTGAAGATATTAAACGTCTTCCTGTACAAACAATGCAGTTTGGAACTATACTTCTTTCTGATGTTGCCAATATTAGAATCTCTGAAGGTCCTCCGATGATCAATTCAGAAAATGCAATGTTGCGTGGAACTGTACTATTTAACGTACGAGAGCGTGACCTGGGAAGTACAGTACAAGAAACACAAGAAAAGCTTAATACTATGATTGCTCAAATGCCACAAGGTTATTTTATAGAGTGGAGTGGCCAATGGGAAAATCAGATTCATGCCAACAGAACTTTAAAGCTGATTATGCCCATAGTTATTTTCATCATCTTTATGGTTTTGTACTATACTTACAAATCAGCTAAAGAAGCTATGGCTACAATGATCACTGTTCCATTTGCACTGGTCGGTGGTGTATTTATGGTATATTTCTATGGGATCAATCTTTCGGTAGCCGTCGCAGTGGGTTTCATAGCTTTATTTGGAATGGCTATTGAAACAGCGATGCTAATGGTTATTTATCTGAATGAGGCTATGCAGCACTTGGTTGAGGAAAAGGGAAATTCAAGAGGACTAATTAAAAATGAAGATCTACGCGAATATGTAATCAGAGGTGCTGCTAAAAGGTTAAGACCTAAACTTATGACAGTCTCAGTTTCTTTGTTTGGTCTTGTGCCAATTCTATGGGCGACCGGAGTTGGAAGTGATGTAATGCTACCCATTACTGTGCCTCTCATCGGAGGGACTATCTCTTCTGTAATTTATGTATTGCTGGTGACGCCAATTGTATTCGAAATGATGAAAGAACACGAATTGAATAAAAACGGTAAAATTGAATTGCTCGATGTTAAAGAATAA
- a CDS encoding DUF3703 domain-containing protein, with protein MKLYFKIPQKLKVYFDKEITLYRKASTAGELQVAWRHLERAHILGQAYPVEHSYAHWLMLKFGIRIKSSREVMGQLPRLLVGGVKSFVGKIPVGNTGGSNVPPLKPMEIPEDLKEILSLNDGK; from the coding sequence ATGAAACTTTACTTTAAAATTCCTCAGAAACTAAAGGTCTATTTTGATAAAGAAATAACCTTATATCGAAAGGCTTCCACTGCCGGAGAGCTTCAGGTTGCATGGCGACATTTAGAAAGAGCTCACATACTTGGTCAGGCTTATCCTGTAGAGCATTCATATGCACATTGGTTGATGTTGAAGTTCGGAATCAGGATAAAAAGTAGCAGAGAAGTAATGGGGCAACTTCCACGTTTGCTTGTAGGTGGCGTAAAATCTTTTGTAGGGAAAATTCCTGTTGGCAATACTGGTGGTTCTAATGTTCCTCCTCTTAAACCCATGGAAATTCCAGAGGATCTTAAAGAAATTCTATCGCTAAATGATGGAAAGTAA
- a CDS encoding TolC family protein, with protein sequence MLKNKYIFSLILALLYFNASAQVLNFDIVKKSILFDNPELEMYRQQAKSMDAMAEGAKAWEAPQIGAGFFMTPYKTSYWRPQVETFNGMNAKMPGMGNFMIQGKQMIPNPARLNANREYLRSVSSIETESGNTTANKLLYDAKKLFNEIQIIDRKIDILKDAEHTLETMITFGESKIAYNQEMLSSIYKARSQKAQLQNERIMMENERKQKLYYLHSLMNRKGEELFHVDSQLVIKDYEKYAIDTASLKFNRSDLLVLDKNIQATFLKQKVERYKSRPDFGIEFGHMFAFGENPNQFTLMGMMSIPFAPWSSKMYRSNVLAYNYQLKAYYSQKQAIMNESVGMIYGLKSEISSAKYQMELYKTMILPSLKKSYDLAMLSYSQNTGELFVALDAQMNFQMAKIQYEDITLKLLLLQAEYEKQLQLF encoded by the coding sequence ATGTTAAAGAATAAATATATATTCTCCTTAATTTTAGCCTTGCTGTATTTTAATGCATCAGCGCAAGTGCTCAACTTTGATATTGTTAAGAAGTCCATCTTATTCGATAATCCGGAGCTGGAAATGTACAGACAACAAGCAAAGTCAATGGATGCTATGGCAGAAGGAGCAAAGGCTTGGGAGGCACCTCAGATAGGTGCAGGCTTTTTTATGACACCTTATAAGACTTCTTATTGGCGTCCCCAGGTTGAAACTTTTAATGGGATGAATGCCAAGATGCCCGGTATGGGGAATTTTATGATTCAAGGAAAACAAATGATTCCCAATCCTGCAAGATTGAATGCCAATCGGGAATATTTACGAAGTGTTTCTTCAATAGAGACCGAATCTGGAAATACAACCGCCAACAAGTTGCTATATGATGCGAAAAAGCTATTTAATGAAATACAAATCATTGATCGAAAAATAGATATTCTGAAGGATGCGGAGCACACTTTGGAAACTATGATAACTTTTGGTGAAAGTAAGATAGCTTATAATCAGGAAATGCTTTCGAGTATTTATAAAGCCAGGTCTCAAAAAGCCCAGTTACAGAATGAAAGGATCATGATGGAGAATGAAAGAAAACAAAAGCTGTATTATCTCCACTCTCTAATGAATAGAAAAGGAGAGGAACTTTTTCATGTTGATTCTCAACTTGTGATAAAAGACTATGAAAAGTATGCTATTGATACAGCTTCTCTAAAATTTAATCGAAGTGATTTACTAGTGCTGGATAAAAATATACAAGCTACTTTCTTAAAGCAAAAAGTGGAACGCTACAAATCTCGTCCTGATTTTGGGATAGAATTTGGCCACATGTTTGCCTTTGGAGAAAATCCTAATCAGTTTACTCTTATGGGTATGATGAGTATTCCTTTTGCTCCATGGTCATCGAAGATGTATCGATCCAATGTATTAGCATATAATTACCAATTAAAGGCCTATTATAGTCAGAAACAAGCCATCATGAATGAATCAGTTGGTATGATATATGGATTGAAAAGTGAAATTTCTTCTGCCAAATATCAGATGGAATTATATAAGACAATGATCTTACCATCTTTAAAGAAATCATATGATCTGGCAATGCTGTCTTACTCTCAAAATACGGGAGAACTTTTTGTGGCACTTGATGCGCAAATGAATTTTCAGATGGCTAAAATTCAATATGAAGACATAACGTTAAAACTACTGCTTTTGCAGGCTGAATATGAGAAGCAATTACAATTATTTTAA
- a CDS encoding heavy-metal-associated domain-containing protein gives MKSTKGIFALICAILVTLFSANTSANPLHNETVTFKVYGNCEMCKKRIESSLKGNSAIVSADWNVKTKMIKVVYDPHIITLDKVHQLIAEAGHDTEKVKANEVTYKKLPGCCQYDRKK, from the coding sequence ATGAAATCTACAAAAGGAATCTTCGCATTGATTTGTGCCATATTAGTTACATTATTCTCAGCCAATACATCTGCTAATCCATTGCATAATGAGACTGTAACATTCAAAGTGTATGGTAATTGTGAAATGTGTAAAAAGAGAATAGAGTCTTCATTAAAAGGAAACTCGGCCATTGTTAGTGCAGACTGGAATGTGAAAACTAAAATGATTAAAGTAGTATACGATCCTCATATAATTACTTTAGATAAAGTTCATCAGCTGATAGCTGAAGCAGGACATGATACTGAAAAAGTTAAAGCCAATGAAGTAACATATAAAAAGCTTCCTGGATGCTGCCAGTATGATAGAAAAAAGTAA